A portion of the Alicyclobacillus vulcanalis genome contains these proteins:
- a CDS encoding aspartate-semialdehyde dehydrogenase, whose amino-acid sequence MERKERYTIAILGATGAVGRRMLSTLERRGVPVGDVRLLASPRSAGTRVSFRGQELEVEAVRPESFDGVDLALFSAGASASETWAPIAVERGAIVIDNSSAFRMHDDVPLVVPEVNAHALRQHRGIIANPNCSTIQLVVVLHALREFGLEHVTISTYQAVSGMGQRAIDALREEVRRTEAGERDVTTVFPVVKQDHHVPMAFNVIPQCDIFLENGYTKEEMKLVNESRKILELPSLRVTPTAVRVPVLYGHAESVAVRFREPVDVQQVRERLANAENVVLVDDLAACLYPHPRMAEDHGETFVGRVRQDLDDPRSILLFIVADNLLKGAAWNAVQIAEKLIEMAG is encoded by the coding sequence ATGGAGAGAAAAGAGCGATACACAATCGCCATTCTTGGCGCGACGGGCGCCGTAGGCAGGCGCATGTTGTCGACGCTGGAACGCCGTGGCGTTCCGGTGGGGGATGTTCGGTTGCTCGCCTCGCCGCGATCGGCAGGGACGCGCGTTTCCTTTCGCGGACAGGAACTCGAGGTGGAAGCGGTCCGTCCCGAATCGTTTGACGGCGTCGATCTCGCCCTCTTTAGCGCGGGCGCGTCGGCCAGCGAGACCTGGGCACCCATCGCGGTGGAGCGCGGCGCGATTGTGATTGACAACTCGTCGGCGTTTCGCATGCACGACGACGTGCCGCTCGTCGTGCCGGAAGTGAATGCGCACGCCCTTCGACAGCACCGCGGGATCATTGCCAACCCAAACTGCTCCACCATTCAGTTGGTTGTGGTGCTCCACGCGCTGCGCGAGTTTGGCCTTGAGCATGTCACCATTTCGACGTACCAAGCGGTGAGCGGCATGGGCCAGCGCGCCATCGACGCGCTGCGGGAGGAGGTCCGGCGCACCGAGGCGGGCGAGCGCGACGTGACGACCGTGTTCCCCGTCGTGAAGCAGGACCATCACGTGCCCATGGCATTCAACGTCATTCCACAGTGCGACATCTTCCTCGAGAACGGCTACACGAAGGAAGAGATGAAGCTCGTGAACGAGTCGCGCAAAATCCTTGAACTTCCTTCGCTGCGCGTGACGCCGACCGCGGTGCGCGTGCCCGTCTTGTACGGCCACGCCGAATCGGTCGCCGTCCGGTTCCGCGAGCCCGTCGACGTCCAGCAGGTCCGTGAGCGGCTCGCGAACGCCGAGAACGTCGTCCTCGTGGACGATCTCGCCGCCTGCCTGTATCCCCATCCGCGGATGGCCGAGGACCACGGCGAGACGTTCGTCGGCCGCGTGCGCCAAGACCTGGACGATCCGCGCTCCATCCTGCTCTTCATCGTCGCCGACAACCTCCTCAAGGGCGCGGCATGGAATGCGGTGCAAATTGCCGAGAAGCTCATCGAAATGGCGGGCTAA
- the dpsA gene encoding dipicolinate synthase subunit DpsA, whose protein sequence is MLTGKHLVFVGGDRRQLEVIAQLTDNDASATLIGFSDVTRTFADTTFAEPSEAVFAEADALVLPVAGMEDDGRVDTAFAPQPVELKEAYFQAMRPGTFVFTGIAHRVLTEWCQRYSLRLVKLMELDDVAILNSIPTAEGAIAIAMQETDITLHGAKTVVLGFGRCGQTLAHKLHAMGAVVHVCASDPRDLARIHEQSLIPVALKHIEHAVHDADIVFNTIPAMVLPAAVIKRMRREAVIIDIASKPGGTDFRYAERRGMKAILTPSLPGIVAPRTAGRIIAASITRMLAEDDEAAYEEEELWT, encoded by the coding sequence ATGCTCACAGGCAAACACCTGGTCTTCGTCGGTGGAGACAGGCGCCAGCTGGAAGTCATCGCTCAACTTACGGACAACGACGCGAGCGCGACGCTCATCGGCTTCTCGGACGTCACGCGCACCTTTGCCGACACCACGTTCGCCGAACCGAGCGAGGCCGTGTTCGCGGAGGCAGATGCGCTCGTCCTGCCCGTCGCGGGCATGGAGGACGACGGGCGCGTCGACACCGCATTTGCGCCGCAGCCCGTCGAACTCAAAGAAGCGTACTTCCAGGCCATGCGCCCCGGCACCTTCGTCTTCACCGGCATCGCGCACCGCGTGTTGACGGAATGGTGCCAGCGCTACTCCCTTCGCTTGGTGAAGCTCATGGAGCTGGACGACGTGGCCATCCTGAACTCCATTCCCACCGCGGAAGGCGCGATCGCTATCGCCATGCAGGAAACCGACATCACGCTTCACGGCGCGAAGACGGTGGTGCTCGGCTTCGGCCGCTGCGGGCAGACGCTCGCGCACAAGCTTCACGCGATGGGCGCCGTGGTGCACGTGTGCGCCTCGGACCCGCGCGATCTCGCCCGGATCCACGAGCAGTCGCTCATCCCCGTGGCGCTCAAGCACATCGAGCACGCCGTGCACGACGCGGACATCGTGTTCAACACGATCCCTGCCATGGTGCTGCCGGCCGCCGTGATCAAGCGGATGCGGCGCGAAGCCGTGATCATCGACATTGCATCGAAGCCAGGAGGCACGGACTTCCGCTACGCCGAGCGGCGGGGCATGAAGGCCATTCTGACGCCGAGCCTTCCCGGCATCGTGGCGCCGCGCACGGCAGGCCGAATCATTGCGGCGTCCATCACGCGCATGCTGGCGGAAGACGACGAAGCGGCCTACGAGGAGGAAGAGTTATGGACCTGA
- a CDS encoding M16 family metallopeptidase: MTYRMTLPNGIRVVGEEMSSIRSVSLGIWVETGSRYETRDDNGISHFLEHMFFKGTSRHSAKELAHLFDDLGGQVNAFTAKEFTCFYARVLDEHFAHALETLAEMLMDSRFAPEEMEKEKRVVIEEIRMYEDTPDELVMDLIARGVYGEHPLGYTILGRDENLLRFSREDLLRYVERHYRPERMVISVAGHVPQDLVMREVERVFGAWARGEDAAPALVPPPFHKTVTTEEKDIEQVHLCLAAPGYPAGSRELYPLLLLNNVLGGTQSSRLFQEIREDRGMAYSVYSFHSAYRDAGMFGIYVGTSPESVEEVLGLVQQVTARMWQEPISSDELEKAKRQVKGALMLGLESSGSRMSRLAKNEILLRRDVPIEETIAGIEAVTAEDIQRVAEDVLSHGFALAAVGPLADFAFDRAAKAVSVPS, from the coding sequence TTGACCTATCGAATGACACTTCCGAACGGAATTCGCGTGGTGGGGGAGGAGATGTCCTCCATCCGCTCGGTGAGCCTTGGGATTTGGGTCGAAACCGGATCCCGCTACGAGACGCGCGACGACAACGGCATCAGTCACTTCCTTGAGCACATGTTTTTCAAAGGGACTTCGCGCCACTCCGCCAAGGAGTTGGCACACCTCTTCGACGATCTCGGCGGGCAGGTGAACGCCTTTACCGCGAAGGAGTTCACCTGCTTCTATGCGCGCGTGCTGGATGAGCACTTCGCGCATGCGCTTGAGACGCTCGCGGAGATGCTCATGGATTCGCGCTTTGCGCCGGAAGAAATGGAGAAGGAAAAGCGCGTCGTGATCGAGGAAATTCGGATGTACGAAGACACGCCGGACGAACTCGTCATGGATCTCATCGCGCGCGGGGTCTACGGCGAGCACCCGCTGGGCTACACGATCCTCGGCCGCGACGAGAACCTGCTGCGTTTTTCCCGCGAAGACCTCCTGCGCTACGTCGAACGCCACTATCGGCCGGAGCGCATGGTGATTTCGGTCGCCGGGCACGTGCCCCAGGACTTGGTCATGCGCGAGGTGGAGCGCGTCTTTGGCGCATGGGCGCGAGGCGAGGACGCCGCCCCTGCGCTCGTCCCGCCGCCGTTTCACAAGACGGTCACCACCGAAGAAAAGGACATCGAACAGGTGCACCTGTGTCTGGCGGCGCCCGGGTATCCGGCCGGATCGCGCGAGTTGTATCCGCTCCTGCTCCTCAACAACGTGCTCGGAGGTACGCAATCCTCGCGCTTGTTTCAGGAAATTCGCGAGGACCGCGGCATGGCGTATTCCGTGTACTCCTTTCACTCGGCGTATCGGGATGCGGGCATGTTCGGCATTTACGTCGGCACCTCGCCCGAGTCGGTGGAAGAGGTGCTGGGGCTCGTACAACAGGTCACGGCGCGCATGTGGCAGGAGCCGATTTCGAGCGACGAGCTCGAAAAGGCCAAGCGGCAGGTCAAGGGTGCGCTCATGCTTGGGCTGGAGAGCTCGGGAAGCCGGATGAGCCGGTTGGCGAAAAATGAGATTCTGCTTCGCCGAGATGTGCCCATCGAGGAGACCATCGCGGGCATCGAGGCCGTGACCGCCGAAGACATCCAGCGGGTGGCAGAGGACGTGCTCAGCCACGGCTTTGCGCTCGCCGCGGTCGGCCCGCTCGCCGACTTCGCGTTCGATCGCGCCGCAAAGGCGGTGTCGGTACCGTCATGA
- a CDS encoding polysaccharide deacetylase family protein has translation MRKTAAGACALALMGVLGGWAGAAGTAVNAHAPAASAPSVSAHVWEEVSRTWGTLPVDARHDGVWHNIPGLSGFALDTAASERETARRHDGALHLVWRTLPPKRRLGDLSPDVIYRGPAQEKSVALMVNVSWGDAYVPRMLEVLRSAHVKATFFVDGAFAKKFPDLVRAMARDGHAVESHGFGHPDFRRLSDAKLAAQLDETNRVLAGITGKVPRLIAPPAGSYDARLAPLAHSRRMYAILWTADTVDWKNPPADVIVQRVQRGAEPGALILLHPTAPTAEALPDVIRWLEGHGYRLKTVEDVIDERPAVTPPTTLANETFHRA, from the coding sequence AAGACGGCTGCAGGCGCGTGCGCCCTGGCGCTGATGGGGGTCTTGGGCGGTTGGGCGGGCGCGGCCGGCACGGCGGTGAACGCGCACGCGCCGGCGGCGTCGGCGCCAAGTGTTTCGGCACATGTGTGGGAAGAAGTCAGCCGCACGTGGGGAACGCTTCCCGTCGATGCCCGCCACGACGGCGTGTGGCACAACATCCCCGGTTTGTCGGGCTTTGCGCTCGACACGGCGGCGAGCGAGCGCGAGACCGCGCGGCGCCATGACGGCGCGCTCCACCTGGTATGGCGAACCCTTCCGCCGAAGCGAAGACTCGGAGACCTTTCGCCCGACGTGATTTACCGCGGCCCCGCGCAGGAGAAGTCGGTGGCGCTGATGGTGAATGTGTCCTGGGGCGATGCGTACGTGCCCAGGATGCTTGAGGTGCTGCGCAGCGCGCACGTGAAGGCCACGTTTTTCGTGGACGGCGCGTTTGCGAAGAAGTTCCCCGATCTCGTCCGCGCGATGGCGCGAGACGGGCACGCGGTCGAGTCCCACGGCTTTGGACACCCAGACTTTCGCCGGCTGAGCGACGCGAAGCTCGCCGCCCAGCTTGACGAGACGAATCGAGTGCTCGCCGGCATCACGGGCAAGGTTCCACGGCTCATCGCGCCTCCGGCCGGATCGTATGATGCGCGCCTGGCTCCGCTGGCGCATTCGCGGCGCATGTACGCCATCCTGTGGACCGCGGATACCGTGGACTGGAAAAACCCGCCTGCGGATGTCATCGTCCAACGCGTTCAGCGCGGTGCGGAACCCGGCGCGTTGATCCTGTTGCATCCCACGGCGCCCACGGCGGAGGCCCTGCCTGATGTGATCCGCTGGCTCGAGGGGCACGGTTATCGGCTGAAAACGGTGGAGGACGTGATCGACGAACGCCCAGCGGTCACCCCTCCGACGACGCTGGCGAACGAGACGTTCCACCGCGCGTGA
- the dut gene encoding dUTP diphosphatase yields the protein MEVKVKIVSPLLTADDLPAYATEGSAGMDLRACLSEPLVIQPGEIVSVPTGIAIQLARRDAVALVYARSGLSAKHGIALANGVGVIDSDYTGEIVVPIRHGGTRAFVLQPKERIAQLVIAPIYVAHLALVDDFEPTARGAGGFGSTGRV from the coding sequence ATTGAGGTGAAGGTCAAAATTGTGTCGCCCCTTCTGACGGCGGATGATCTACCGGCGTATGCGACCGAGGGATCGGCGGGCATGGACCTTCGGGCGTGTCTTTCCGAGCCACTCGTCATTCAACCCGGCGAGATCGTGTCCGTGCCGACGGGCATTGCGATTCAGCTCGCCCGCCGGGACGCCGTGGCGCTCGTGTACGCCCGGAGCGGGCTTTCCGCCAAGCACGGCATAGCGCTGGCCAACGGCGTCGGCGTGATCGACAGCGACTATACGGGGGAAATCGTGGTGCCGATCCGCCACGGAGGCACGCGGGCATTTGTGTTGCAGCCGAAGGAACGCATTGCCCAGCTCGTCATCGCGCCCATTTACGTGGCGCACCTCGCGCTCGTGGACGACTTCGAGCCGACCGCTCGCGGCGCGGGCGGATTCGGATCGACCGGGCGCGTGTAA
- a CDS encoding dipicolinate synthase subunit B — protein MDLSGKTIGFGVTGSHCTYEEIFPEVKRLCELGARVVPVFSHHVMHTDTRFGKAGEWAQKIEEVTGNQAITTIPDAEPLGPSRALDAFVIAPCTASTLSRLANANTDSPVLMAAKATLRNGRPVVVAISTNDGLGLSLYNIATLMNAKNIYFVPFGQDAPHVKMNSLVALMRLIPETVAAALDGRQLQPVLIERWREDRP, from the coding sequence ATGGACCTGAGCGGCAAGACGATCGGCTTTGGTGTGACAGGGAGCCATTGCACGTACGAAGAGATTTTTCCGGAAGTCAAGCGGCTTTGTGAACTCGGCGCGCGCGTCGTGCCCGTGTTTTCCCATCACGTGATGCACACCGACACGCGGTTCGGCAAGGCGGGCGAGTGGGCCCAGAAAATCGAAGAAGTCACAGGCAATCAGGCCATCACGACGATCCCGGACGCGGAGCCGCTCGGGCCGTCAAGGGCCCTGGATGCCTTTGTCATCGCGCCCTGCACGGCCAGCACGCTCAGCAGGCTCGCGAACGCCAACACCGATTCGCCCGTGCTCATGGCCGCCAAGGCCACGCTGCGCAACGGGCGGCCTGTCGTAGTTGCCATCTCGACAAACGATGGGCTAGGCTTGAGTTTGTACAACATTGCGACGCTCATGAATGCGAAGAATATCTACTTCGTGCCGTTTGGCCAAGATGCGCCGCATGTTAAAATGAACTCGCTTGTTGCGCTCATGCGGTTGATCCCTGAGACCGTCGCGGCTGCCCTCGATGGCCGCCAGCTTCAGCCCGTGCTCATCGAACGGTGGCGCGAAGACAGGCCCTGA